TCTTCCTGCAAATAAATTGGCAGAACTTATGCATTCACTCATGATGCTACAAAAACATTTCCACAGGTATCTTTTATTAGGCGGTTTTCCTGAAATCGCGTTATCCGACGATGTTCCTTTTGCGCAAAGAGTTCTCAGGGAAGACGTTGTTGACAAGGTGTTGAAGAGGGATTTAACCGTTTTATTCAACGTCCGAAACATAGCCGAACTTGAAAAAGTGTTTTTGTATTTATGTATTCATTCCGGCGGGCTTATTACCATTGATACCATTGCCAAAGAAATCGGCGGTGTGGCAAGGCAGACGGTCTCAAACTATTTGAATCTATTGGCGGCCGCTAACTTGATCTATATCAGCAATCCGGTCGAGATAGGCGGCAAGAAGGTATTGAAATCAAAACCTAAAGTGTATATCGCGGATGCGGCTATCCGGAATGCGGTTCTAATGCTGGAGGATGTTCTTTCCGACCCTGAAGAAATGGGCGTTATGGTGGAAACCGCGGTATACAAACATGTTGCTTCCTTCTACTACCGGCAGCAGACACGGGTCGGCTATTACAAGCAGACGGGGAAACGCGAAAAGGAAATTGATATAGTTGTGGATTACCCGATGCTCGGAAGGCTTCTAATCGAAGTAAAATACAGGGAAGACCTTAGAATAGGCCCAAGAGAAGCAATTGTAGAATTGTCGAACGACATGAATACCGCTGCTGCCATGGTGATTACAAAACGAGCGGAAGACTATGGTTTACTCGGTGCAGAAACCAGGGTTCCCATTGTTAAGATCCCCGCATTTGCATTTCTTTATATGCTTGGGCATGCCGAGAAACAGGGATATCTGCTTCCAAATTCATCTCGCAAACATTAAAACCACAAAATTTACACGAACGGGCATAAATTGCCGTCTCTTAAGTAACTGCTGAAAACCAAGACCCGTGATAAAATCTAAGATGGATTTATAAAAATGATACGGGGGCGCGCACGCTCTGGATAGAGAACGCGGACGGCACCGGCGCCTATCCCGTCAAATCCGCCGGTAAAGGCGTATACCGCCCGGCATGGTCGAAGGACGGAGAACATATCCTATACGTACGGGATAACGCGCTGTGGGTAGTCGGGACTGACGGCGGGAGGCCGGAAAGGGTAGTGGGTCCGTTTCCCGAAGAGAAGGATCTGTTTGGTTACTACGGCTTCGTTTCGTACGACGATTTCGATTGGTTCCAGCCGTAACGTGTCGGAGGTGGAAGACTCTGTGTAAAAAGCGGATGTGCCGGAAAGCGAGCTCTTAACGAAAATCATGTTTCCCTTGAAGTAAAAAAAGCAACTTTTCCACAGGTCAGCACCACATTTATCCACAACAAGGCAAAAACGTAATTTGCTGTACGATAAAAAACGGGGGATTCCTACACGGAATCTCTTTTGCTTGGGTGGCCTGCGAGGTATGCCCGAGTAAGTTATAAAAAAATAAAAAATCAGGCTTTCGCCCGAGCATCCTTTTGGTGTATAATTAATATTTGAGCACAATTACCCTAATTTTACACGAGGCTTATATAAGCATGTTATCACAGCAGGAATCAAATGTCAATAGGTATTTCAAATTTTTTGGCGGGAGGGTCGTTGATGGGTGATTTTCATGAAAACATGCGGGTGGAAACCGCGTACCTGGATAAAACGCTGGCCGTCATCAGACGGGAAGTGGAGATGGAAGCCGCGGCGCTGGCGGAAAGAAAGAGCGAACTGATCGCTCTAAGAAAAGAAATGTATGAGAACACGGTTCATTTTACGAATGATTTTACGAGGCTGACGGAGATCAACCAGTACCTCTCCGAAGCCAATTATAAGGCTGCGAGTTACAGCATCAGACTGAAACGTGCGGAAATATACCGGTCAATGATAAGCTCGCCTTACTTCGGAAGGTTCGATTTCGCGGTAGACGGGACAACCACAAGGGAAAAGGTTTATGTCGGTCTCCATAATGTTATCGACCCCAAAGAAGGCGCCATCCTGGTGTACGATTGGCGGGCGCCGATTTCCGGCGTGTTTTACCGTTATGAACCCGGCAGGGCGTCGTACACCGCTCCTGCCGGCGAGATCCCGGGCGAGGTCCTGCTGAAAAGGCAGTACAAGATTAAAGACTCCAGACTGAAATACTTTTTTGACTGCAGCATCCGGATTAACGATGAAATCCTGCAGCAGGTATTGAGCGGCCACGCGTCGGCGAAGATGCGGAACATCGTTGAGACCATCCAGAGGGAACAGGATGCGGTCATCAGGGACACCGAAAACGAGCTTCTGATTGTGCAGGGTGTGGCGGGAAGCGGCAAGACCTCCGTCGCCCTGCACCGGGTCGCCTTCCTGCTCTATGAAGGCCTGAATTCAAAGCTCGGATCCAACAACGTCATCGTTATTTCTCCCAATGCGGTTTTCAGCAGGTATATTTCCGGCGTCCTGCCCGAGCTCGGCGAGGAGAACATAGAGCGGACGACCTTTGAAGATATCGCAGGCAGGGTTTTGGGAGGCCGGATAGCGGCGGAAACCAGGAACGAGCAGCTCGAGTGTTTGATCGGTTCCCGAAACAGCGGGGAAGGGGTTATTAGGAGACAAAGCATTGAATTTAAAGGGTCGAGGACGTTTACTCAGATTCTCGAGAGGTTGATACGGCATTTTAAACGGCACATGGTTCCCTTCAAAGATGTTTACTTTGATGGAAAAACGCTTTTTACCGGGCAGCAACTGAAAAACCTTTTCCTGAACGATAGAACAGGCGCGCCCGCGGTAAAACTTCTTAAGCGAATTGAGAAGAAGATACTGGAGGCGGTCCGGCCGTTACAGAAGCAAAGGCTTGAAAAGATCGAGCAAATAGTGAAAAAAAACCCCGAGCATCAATTGGAAATAAAGTCTTTCAGCAGGCTTCTTGCGATGAAGGAAAACAGAAGGTTTGCGGAACGGCTGCACAGGTTTACCGAGATCGACTATCTGGACCTGTATAAACTGCTTTTTAACGACCGGGAGCTTTTAAACGGGCTCGCCCGGGGTCTGGAACTGCCCGGGGCCGTGGAAGAGATAATCTCGCGGACAAGGGACTGCCTTGAGAAGGGCAGGGTGGAGTATGAGGACTGCGCCCCTGTCCTGTACCTCAAGCTGAGGCTTGAGGGAAGCGGTGGGTATCCGGAAATCAGGCAGGTGGTCGTAGACGAGGCGCAGGATTATTACCCGCTGCAGTACGAGGTTTTCAACCTGCTGTTCGGGGATGCGCGGTATACCGTATTGGGCGATGTCCACCAGGCTGTTGAAAAGGATGAGGACCCCTCGCTGTACAACGTTGTGAGCGACATTTTCCGCAAGAGCCGGACGGTAAAGATATTTTTGAATAAGAGTTACAGGGCCTCTTTCGAAATCAACGCCTTCACAAACAAGCTGCTGGACAATAAGCCGGACCTCGTCCCATTTGAGAGGCACGAGGCCGAGCCGGTGGTGGTGTCTGCGGTGACGCCCGAGGCGCTCGATGCGGCTGTTGAGCGTGACATCGCCTTTTGTCTGGAAGAGGGCTGCGAGTCCGTCGCTGTGATATGCAAGACCCGGAAAGAGGCGGAGCAGCTGTATGAGAAGCTAAGTAAATCAATGGATATTACCCTCATCGGCGGCAATGAAGACGAAATCGGCGGGGGCGCTTTGGTTATCCCTGTCTACTTGGCCAAAGGTCTTGAATTTGACGCGGTCCTTGTATACGGCGTTTCCAGGGATAATTATGCGGGCGAGCTCGACCGGAGGCTGCTGTATGTAGCCTGTACGAGGGCGCTCCACCGGCTGACGCTTTATTATACCGGTGAAATCAGCCCGTTTATCGCCGCAGCCGTTGACGCTTGCACCAATCCCGTTCCGGCAAAATATTATGTTGATAATTGAAATTGTAAAGGTGAGATTTCTATGCCGGTAGCCCTTGAAGATGTTCAACACGATCTGTTATTAATTATTACTTTGGCGCTTGTAATTTTTTTTGCCGTTGGGCTTTCAGAAATACACCCAATTTTCGGGCCGATAATTATTGGATAATAGTGAAGAAACCGAGGGGGAGTCCCCGCAATGTCGCCAGACCAGCTAAACGCCTTAATAGAAAAAGTCATGGAACAGCTGGGGCCGGGGGGCGGCGGAAATAAAGACAGCCCTAAAACAAATAAAAATTTGGTCTTGACGCCGACACACATTTTAGTAATAGCGGCTATTTTAGGGGGGGTATTGAAGGTTCATTCGATTTTGTTAGACGATACCCAATCGGTGCAAATACTTCTTACGGGCTCATTGAAACGGAAGACCGCGTTAGATAAGATGCTGGATCAGATTGGGCCCATGTCGTTTGACCAAGTGGCGAGGGCCTTATTAGATCACTACGGGGTTTAAAAGCCCGGTATGATTAGCGACAACGATAAGAGCGGGTTTCGCGATGGGTGCGGAACCCGTTCCTTTTTTTACTAATGCTTCGGCATCAGGCTGTTTGTTGTATAATTAAGCATAAACACCATTGAGCCATGTTTTTGCTGAATGCTTTTTTCAGGTCATATCTTTTTTACCGACAGGCTTTTCCGTCCGGAGTCTCATCGCGTCCGATAAAACAGTTGTGCCCCGGACAATTCCGTTATAAAATACCAGAGTTGCAGCGTTTTACAAGTGAACCGGCGTCCCGAGCCTATTCCGGCGGACAGCCGGCGATGGAAAGGGTTATCATGCCACGGGATAAGAATATGATTCGAAACCTGGCCATCATCGCCCACGTCGACCATGGGAAGACCACCCTGGTCGACGGGATGCTGAAACAAAGCGGCGTTTTCCACGAAAAGCAGGTGGTGGCGGACCGGGTGCTCGACCGCATCGACCTGGAGCGCGAGCGCGGCATCACGATCATGGCCAAGAACACCGCGGTTTTCTACGGGGCGTACAAGCTTAATATCGTCGACACTCCCGGCCACGCCGATTTCGGCGGGGAGGTGGAGCGGATCGTCCAGATGGTTGACGGGGTGCTCCTCCTTGTCGACGCGTTCGAAGGTCCGATGCCGCAGACACGTTTTGTGCTGCGGAAGGCGCTTGCGGCGGGGCTCGCCCCCATCGTGGTTATCAACAAGATCGACCGGCCCGGCGCCAGGCCGCGCGAAGCGATGGACGAGGTGCTTGACCTGTTCATTGAGCTGGGCGCCAGCGAGGAGCAGCTCGACTTTCCGGTGGTTTACGCCAACGCCCGCACCGGAACGGCCTCTTTGGACCCCGCCGCGACCGGGCAAAACCTCAAACCGCTTTTCGAAATGATTGTGGACAAGATCCCCGCGCCCGAGGGGGCTCAGGACGAACCCCTTCAGCTCGGGGTAACGATGATCGATTACGACCCTTACGTCGGGCGGCAGGCGGTGGGGCGCATTCAGCGGGGGACGATGAGGGCCAAACAGGACGTCGTGGTCATCGGTCCCGGCGGGGTGTCGCAGCGCCAGCGGCCTACCGGGCTCTATGTCTTTGAAGGTCTGAAGAAAGTGCAGGCGGACGAAGCGGCGGCAGGGGAAATCGTCGTGGTCGCCGGGCTGGAAATCAACGTGGGCGATACCGTCGCCGATCCGGAGCAGCCTGATGCCTTGAGCTTTACGCCCATCGACGAGCCTACCGTCGCCGTGGCCGTGCGCGTCAACAAGAGCGCGTTCGCCGGACAGGAAGGCGAGTACGTAACCTCGCGCAAGCTCAGGGAAAGGCTGATGCGCGAACTGGAATCGGACGTCAGCCTACGCGTCGAAGAAACCGGCTCGCCG
This genomic interval from Bacillota bacterium contains the following:
- a CDS encoding ATP-binding protein, with the protein product MAIIDKDRLLKVLFSFNPWWITGTVPKESTRPVKRFAYSEAYKILTHPTIRRSVVLSGARRVGKTTILYQLIEEMLNQGIHAKRVLYVSFDHPVLKFCTFEEILNAYEQNVSGSNENLYLFFDEVHYAGQWDLWIKYLYDHHKSCKVIATGSASPILAAHTAESGVGRWTIIKIPTLSFYEYCELVGVKDLPELPKKLKPSQLAILPANKLAELMHSLMMLQKHFHRYLLLGGFPEIALSDDVPFAQRVLREDVVDKVLKRDLTVLFNVRNIAELEKVFLYLCIHSGGLITIDTIAKEIGGVARQTVSNYLNLLAAANLIYISNPVEIGGKKVLKSKPKVYIADAAIRNAVLMLEDVLSDPEEMGVMVETAVYKHVASFYYRQQTRVGYYKQTGKREKEIDIVVDYPMLGRLLIEVKYREDLRIGPREAIVELSNDMNTAAAMVITKRAEDYGLLGAETRVPIVKIPAFAFLYMLGHAEKQGYLLPNSSRKH
- a CDS encoding UvrD-helicase domain-containing protein → MGDFHENMRVETAYLDKTLAVIRREVEMEAAALAERKSELIALRKEMYENTVHFTNDFTRLTEINQYLSEANYKAASYSIRLKRAEIYRSMISSPYFGRFDFAVDGTTTREKVYVGLHNVIDPKEGAILVYDWRAPISGVFYRYEPGRASYTAPAGEIPGEVLLKRQYKIKDSRLKYFFDCSIRINDEILQQVLSGHASAKMRNIVETIQREQDAVIRDTENELLIVQGVAGSGKTSVALHRVAFLLYEGLNSKLGSNNVIVISPNAVFSRYISGVLPELGEENIERTTFEDIAGRVLGGRIAAETRNEQLECLIGSRNSGEGVIRRQSIEFKGSRTFTQILERLIRHFKRHMVPFKDVYFDGKTLFTGQQLKNLFLNDRTGAPAVKLLKRIEKKILEAVRPLQKQRLEKIEQIVKKNPEHQLEIKSFSRLLAMKENRRFAERLHRFTEIDYLDLYKLLFNDRELLNGLARGLELPGAVEEIISRTRDCLEKGRVEYEDCAPVLYLKLRLEGSGGYPEIRQVVVDEAQDYYPLQYEVFNLLFGDARYTVLGDVHQAVEKDEDPSLYNVVSDIFRKSRTVKIFLNKSYRASFEINAFTNKLLDNKPDLVPFERHEAEPVVVSAVTPEALDAAVERDIAFCLEEGCESVAVICKTRKEAEQLYEKLSKSMDITLIGGNEDEIGGGALVIPVYLAKGLEFDAVLVYGVSRDNYAGELDRRLLYVACTRALHRLTLYYTGEISPFIAAAVDACTNPVPAKYYVDN
- the typA gene encoding translational GTPase TypA, which translates into the protein MPRDKNMIRNLAIIAHVDHGKTTLVDGMLKQSGVFHEKQVVADRVLDRIDLERERGITIMAKNTAVFYGAYKLNIVDTPGHADFGGEVERIVQMVDGVLLLVDAFEGPMPQTRFVLRKALAAGLAPIVVINKIDRPGARPREAMDEVLDLFIELGASEEQLDFPVVYANARTGTASLDPAATGQNLKPLFEMIVDKIPAPEGAQDEPLQLGVTMIDYDPYVGRQAVGRIQRGTMRAKQDVVVIGPGGVSQRQRPTGLYVFEGLKKVQADEAAAGEIVVVAGLEINVGDTVADPEQPDALSFTPIDEPTVAVAVRVNKSAFAGQEGEYVTSRKLRERLMRELESDVSLRVEETGSPDTFLVSGRGELHLTILIETMRREGYEFEVSRPQVIERRIKGERCEPVDLVVVEVPEAHVGVVMERMGFRKGELADMFNRGDGSVHLEFHVPTRGLFGFRSEFLTDTRGLGIMYHCFDHYAPHRGDIPARVRGSLVAFETGETTAYGLENAQERGELFVGPGVPVYRGMIVGEHSRPGDLRVNVCKKKQLTNVRSSTSDIAAKITPPRLMSMEQCLEFIADDELMEVTPKSVRMRKESLTR